The following are encoded together in the Azospirillum lipoferum 4B genome:
- a CDS encoding ABC transporter permease — MAMATDAKSSGSPSLSPRRLWSRVGPTGLFALVLALLIALPILAVFVQAAGVSTDLWGHMARTVLPGYILNTLILLGIVGVVTLVTGVACAWTVTMHDFRGRGVLQWLLLLPLAMPAYVLAYTYTDFLQFAGPLQSFLRATFGWRRGDYWFPDIHTAWGAGLVLSSVLYPYVYVLTRAAFLEQSVCVLEASRTLGCTQFGAFRRVALPLARPALVAGVGYALMETLADFGAVRYFGIDTFTVGIYRTWFALGDPAAAAQLAAVLLLVVLVLVGLERLSRGKMRFHQTTGRYRALPAPRLSARGTVVAWIVCLTPVLFGFLLPGAVLIRMILRGGTELTLARFTDLTVNTFILGASGAALVVVVALLVIHGVRHDRSGLATGAARLASLGYATPGTVIAVGILITVGLTRDWTGWPVGAILGATIAGILYGYLIRFFVVAYGPLESGFAKIGPNLEGAARSLGHTPLQVLRRVHLPLLRPSLLSAAMLVFVDITKELPATMILRPFNFDTLAIEAFRMASTERLDDAALPALVIVLVGLAPVIYLSRTIASSRPGHRG, encoded by the coding sequence ATGGCGATGGCGACCGACGCGAAGTCTTCCGGCTCCCCGTCCCTCTCTCCTCGCCGGCTGTGGTCGCGGGTCGGTCCGACCGGGCTGTTCGCCCTGGTCCTTGCACTGCTGATCGCTTTGCCGATCCTCGCCGTCTTCGTCCAGGCCGCCGGCGTCTCCACCGACCTGTGGGGGCACATGGCGCGGACGGTGCTTCCCGGCTACATCCTCAACACCCTGATCCTGCTGGGAATCGTCGGCGTGGTCACGCTGGTGACCGGCGTCGCCTGCGCCTGGACCGTCACCATGCACGACTTCCGCGGGCGTGGGGTGCTGCAATGGCTGCTGCTGCTGCCGCTGGCCATGCCGGCCTATGTGCTGGCCTACACCTACACCGATTTCCTGCAATTCGCCGGACCGCTGCAGTCCTTCCTGCGCGCCACCTTCGGCTGGCGCCGCGGCGACTACTGGTTTCCGGACATCCACACCGCCTGGGGCGCCGGGCTGGTGCTGTCGTCGGTGCTGTACCCCTACGTCTATGTGCTGACCCGCGCCGCCTTCCTCGAGCAGTCTGTCTGCGTGCTGGAGGCCAGCCGCACGCTGGGCTGCACCCAGTTCGGCGCTTTCCGCCGCGTGGCCCTGCCGCTGGCCCGCCCGGCGCTGGTGGCCGGCGTCGGCTATGCGCTGATGGAGACGCTGGCCGATTTCGGCGCCGTGCGCTATTTCGGCATCGACACCTTCACCGTCGGCATCTACCGCACCTGGTTCGCGCTCGGCGACCCGGCCGCGGCCGCGCAGCTGGCGGCCGTGCTGCTGCTGGTGGTGCTGGTCCTGGTCGGTCTGGAGCGGCTGTCGCGCGGGAAGATGCGCTTCCACCAGACCACCGGCCGTTACCGCGCCCTGCCCGCCCCGCGCCTGTCGGCCCGCGGCACGGTGGTGGCCTGGATCGTCTGCCTGACCCCGGTGCTGTTCGGCTTCCTGCTGCCGGGCGCGGTGCTGATCCGCATGATCCTGCGCGGCGGCACGGAGTTGACGCTCGCCCGCTTCACCGACCTGACGGTCAACACCTTCATCCTCGGCGCCAGCGGTGCCGCGCTGGTCGTCGTCGTGGCGCTGCTGGTGATCCATGGCGTGCGCCACGACCGCAGCGGGCTTGCCACCGGCGCCGCGCGCCTCGCCTCGCTCGGCTATGCCACGCCGGGCACGGTGATCGCGGTGGGCATCCTGATCACGGTTGGATTGACCCGCGACTGGACCGGCTGGCCGGTCGGCGCCATCCTCGGCGCGACCATCGCCGGCATCCTCTACGGCTATCTGATCCGTTTCTTCGTGGTGGCCTATGGGCCGCTCGAATCCGGTTTCGCCAAGATCGGCCCGAATCTGGAAGGGGCGGCCCGCTCGCTCGGCCATACGCCGCTGCAGGTGCTGCGCCGGGTCCATCTGCCGCTGCTGCGCCCCAGCCTGCTGAGCGCCGCCATGCTGGTGTTCGTCGACATCACCAAGGAGCTGCCGGCGACGATGATCCTGCGGCCCTTCAACTTCGACACGCTGGCGATCGAGGCCTTCCGCATGGCCTCCACCGAGCGGCTGGACGACGCCGCCCTGCCCGCCCTGGTGATCGTTCTGGTCGGCCTCGCCCCCGTCATCTATCTGAGCCGCACCATCGCCTCGTCGCGTCCCGGCCACCGGGGCTAG
- a CDS encoding patatin-like phospholipase family protein, whose product MANGNGTNGHEGSARRPRIGLALGGGVARGWAHIGVLRALKRYGIEADIVCGASVGALVGGIHLAGKLDALEEWVRDLTRLKIVGYLDLRLRQGGGLISGDRLLAELRLHLGDQRIEELPCPYAAITTDLVTGHEVWLQRGELVDAMRASFSLPGVFPPVLIDGRWLIDGALVNPVPVSACRALGAQMVIAVNLAGDILGKARKPGASVPTAAGFDLLRLVEGEAPEHRPPSGIGALTRRIFRRDYEGPSLFGVMVSSLGIVTDRITRSRLAGDPPDVHIVPRLGHIGLTEFDRAEDCIREGEASVERVLPELHDALAVFATGPRETMREPVRG is encoded by the coding sequence ATGGCGAACGGGAATGGCACCAACGGGCATGAGGGCAGCGCGCGGCGTCCGCGCATCGGCCTTGCGCTGGGCGGCGGGGTGGCGCGCGGCTGGGCGCATATCGGGGTGCTGCGGGCGCTGAAGCGTTATGGCATCGAGGCCGACATCGTCTGCGGCGCCTCGGTGGGCGCGCTGGTCGGCGGCATCCATCTGGCGGGAAAGCTCGACGCGCTGGAAGAATGGGTGCGCGACCTGACCCGGCTGAAGATCGTCGGCTATCTCGACCTGCGGCTGCGCCAGGGCGGCGGGCTGATCAGCGGCGACCGTCTGCTGGCGGAGCTTCGCCTGCATCTGGGCGACCAGCGGATCGAGGAACTGCCCTGTCCCTATGCCGCCATCACCACCGATCTGGTGACCGGGCACGAGGTGTGGCTGCAGCGCGGCGAACTGGTCGACGCCATGCGGGCGTCCTTCTCGCTGCCGGGGGTGTTTCCGCCGGTGCTGATCGACGGGCGCTGGCTGATCGACGGCGCGCTGGTCAATCCGGTGCCGGTGTCGGCCTGCCGGGCGCTGGGGGCGCAGATGGTGATCGCGGTCAATCTGGCCGGCGACATCCTGGGCAAGGCGCGCAAGCCCGGGGCCAGCGTGCCGACCGCCGCCGGGTTCGACCTGCTGCGGCTGGTGGAGGGGGAGGCGCCGGAACACCGCCCGCCGAGCGGGATCGGGGCGCTGACCCGCCGCATCTTCCGCCGCGATTATGAGGGGCCGAGCCTGTTCGGCGTGATGGTGTCGTCGCTGGGCATCGTCACCGACCGCATCACCCGCTCGCGGCTGGCCGGCGACCCGCCGGACGTCCACATCGTGCCGCGGCTGGGCCACATCGGCCTGACCGAGTTCGACCGTGCCGAGGACTGCATCCGCGAGGGCGAGGCGTCGGTGGAGCGCGTCCTGCCGGAACTGCATGACGCGCTCGCCGTCTTCGCCACCGGCCCGCGGGAAACGATGCGCGAGCCGGTGCGCGGATAG
- a CDS encoding potassium/proton antiporter: MEAVSYIILIGSTLLIVSVLTSYLALRIGAPLLLIFLGIGLLAGEDGIGRIAFNDAGSAFLIGSMALAVILFESGFDTKLASYKAAAWPAMTLATVGVAVTTGVVGVAAHYLMNLGWWEALLIGAACSSTDAAAVFFLLRVGGITLRDRVRSTLEIESGSNDPVAIMLTILLVEAATHGLASPAAIVGELALAFALGGVMGLAGGWLLVAFINKANFETGLNPVVTLTFALFIFAATNVLGGSGYLAVYAAGLYAGNVKLRGALELRRFHSGLTWLSQIVMFVMLGLLATPREFAGMLLPALGVALVLIVVARPLAVWMCLLPFRFSVRETSFIAWVGLRGAVSLLLALVPVLGGLENGQLIFNTAFVVVVVSLLVQGWTIGSMARALELIVPPRRGPVERVELELPGNADQELVAYTVHGKSPAARGQRMPRWAKPSLVIRAGAVVPLHKAKPLQPGDHVYLFTPQHRLPLIDKLYGGSRALDQSDREFYGDLVLSPDATVEQIAEMYGLPLSLSNARLTLSDLLRNEFGGSCELGDRVRMGGVELIVRDMDEDTITSVGLALEPVRVTSRRRPLYQRVTVIGGRLRGWWNEHAFRRWKEREKLRARQLAAPPPVAEPPREERVESRNEA; the protein is encoded by the coding sequence ATGGAGGCGGTCAGCTATATCATTCTCATCGGGTCCACGCTGCTGATCGTCAGCGTGCTGACCAGCTACCTCGCCTTGCGCATCGGCGCCCCGCTGCTTTTGATCTTCCTCGGCATCGGCCTGCTGGCGGGGGAGGACGGCATCGGCCGGATCGCCTTCAACGATGCCGGCTCCGCCTTCCTGATCGGGTCGATGGCGCTGGCGGTGATCCTGTTCGAAAGCGGATTCGACACCAAGCTCGCCAGCTACAAGGCCGCGGCCTGGCCGGCGATGACGCTGGCGACCGTCGGCGTCGCCGTCACCACCGGTGTCGTCGGCGTGGCCGCCCATTACCTGATGAATTTGGGGTGGTGGGAGGCGTTGCTGATCGGCGCCGCCTGCAGCTCCACCGACGCGGCGGCGGTCTTCTTCCTGCTGCGGGTGGGCGGCATCACCTTGCGCGACCGGGTCCGCTCGACGCTGGAGATCGAATCGGGCAGCAACGACCCGGTCGCCATCATGCTGACCATCTTGCTGGTGGAGGCGGCGACCCATGGTCTGGCGTCGCCCGCCGCCATCGTCGGCGAACTGGCGCTGGCCTTCGCGCTGGGCGGGGTGATGGGTCTGGCCGGCGGCTGGCTGCTGGTGGCCTTCATCAACAAGGCGAATTTCGAGACCGGGCTGAACCCGGTGGTGACGCTGACCTTCGCCCTGTTCATCTTCGCCGCCACCAACGTGCTGGGCGGCAGCGGCTATCTGGCCGTCTATGCCGCCGGCCTCTATGCCGGGAACGTCAAGCTGCGCGGCGCGCTGGAACTGCGGCGCTTCCATTCCGGCCTGACCTGGCTCAGCCAGATCGTCATGTTCGTCATGCTGGGCCTGCTCGCCACCCCGCGGGAGTTCGCGGGCATGCTGCTGCCGGCGCTGGGCGTGGCGCTGGTGCTGATCGTCGTCGCCCGGCCGCTGGCGGTGTGGATGTGCCTGCTGCCCTTCCGCTTCTCGGTGCGGGAGACCAGCTTCATCGCCTGGGTGGGCTTGCGCGGCGCGGTGTCGTTGCTGCTGGCGCTGGTTCCGGTATTGGGCGGGCTGGAGAATGGGCAGCTGATCTTCAACACCGCCTTCGTCGTCGTGGTCGTCTCTCTGCTGGTGCAGGGCTGGACCATCGGCAGCATGGCCCGCGCGCTGGAGCTGATCGTCCCGCCCCGCCGCGGCCCGGTGGAGCGTGTGGAACTGGAGCTTCCCGGAAACGCCGACCAGGAGCTTGTCGCCTACACCGTCCATGGCAAGAGCCCGGCGGCGCGCGGCCAGCGCATGCCGCGCTGGGCCAAGCCGTCGCTGGTCATCCGCGCCGGCGCGGTGGTGCCGCTGCACAAGGCCAAGCCGCTGCAGCCCGGCGACCATGTCTATCTGTTCACGCCGCAGCACCGGCTGCCGCTGATCGACAAGCTCTATGGTGGCAGCCGGGCGCTCGACCAGTCCGACCGCGAGTTCTACGGCGATCTGGTGCTGAGCCCCGATGCGACGGTGGAGCAGATCGCCGAGATGTACGGCCTGCCGCTGTCGCTGTCCAACGCCCGGCTGACGCTGAGCGACCTGCTGCGCAACGAGTTCGGCGGCTCCTGCGAGTTGGGCGACCGGGTGCGCATGGGCGGTGTCGAACTGATCGTGCGCGACATGGACGAGGACACCATCACCTCGGTCGGTCTGGCGCTGGAGCCCGTCCGCGTCACCAGCCGGCGTCGGCCGCTCTACCAGCGCGTCACCGTCATAGGCGGGCGGCTGCGCGGCTGGTGGAACGAGCATGCCTTCCGCCGCTGGAAGGAGCGCGAGAAACTGCGGGCCCGGCAGCTCGCCGCCCCCCCACCTGTGGCGGAGCCGCCCCGTGAGGAGAGGGTGGAAAGCCGCAACGAGGCGTGA
- a CDS encoding ABC transporter ATP-binding protein, giving the protein MTDAPFTVNSSAPSQSSVVLTGITHRYGPLIAVDGVSLSVAPREVVCIVGPSGCGKSTLLRLISGLETVQAGTITVDGVPLATADRSLPPEKRPVGMMFQDFALFPHLTVAGNIAFGQTDRPRAERKRRVAELLETMALTRYADAYPHTLSGGQQQRVALARAMARDPKVLLLDEPFSALDEQLRRSVREEVVRIIRASGIATIVVTHDPEEAMEMGNRVVVMEAGRIVQADTPVNLYQRPANSFVARLFGEVNRFQSTVRDGQIVTPLGRIQAPHLPGGTRVEVACRVEDLELVPLGARPDAVPVRVRHSSFLGPATRVCLDLPGGASEVHARLPGHVDVRAGEELSAAMAAERVMVFPAE; this is encoded by the coding sequence ATGACCGACGCCCCGTTCACCGTGAATTCGTCCGCCCCCTCTCAATCGTCCGTCGTCCTTACGGGCATCACCCACCGCTACGGGCCGCTGATCGCCGTCGACGGCGTGTCGCTGTCGGTCGCCCCGCGGGAGGTGGTCTGCATCGTCGGCCCGTCGGGTTGTGGCAAATCGACTTTGCTGCGGCTGATCAGCGGGTTGGAGACGGTCCAGGCCGGCACGATCACGGTGGACGGGGTGCCGCTCGCCACCGCCGACCGTTCCCTGCCGCCGGAAAAGCGTCCGGTCGGCATGATGTTCCAGGATTTCGCGCTGTTCCCGCACCTGACGGTGGCGGGCAACATCGCCTTCGGCCAGACCGACCGTCCGCGCGCCGAGCGCAAGCGCCGGGTGGCCGAACTGCTTGAGACCATGGCGCTGACCCGCTACGCCGACGCCTACCCGCACACTTTGTCGGGCGGGCAGCAGCAGCGGGTGGCGCTGGCCCGCGCCATGGCGCGCGACCCCAAGGTCCTTCTGCTGGACGAACCCTTCTCCGCTCTCGACGAACAGCTTCGCCGTTCGGTCCGGGAAGAGGTGGTGCGGATCATCCGTGCCAGCGGCATCGCCACCATCGTCGTCACCCACGACCCGGAAGAGGCGATGGAGATGGGCAACCGCGTGGTGGTGATGGAGGCCGGGCGGATCGTCCAGGCCGACACGCCGGTGAATCTCTATCAGCGCCCGGCCAACAGCTTCGTCGCCCGCCTGTTCGGCGAGGTCAACCGCTTTCAGTCGACGGTGCGCGACGGCCAGATCGTCACGCCGCTCGGCCGCATCCAGGCGCCGCACCTGCCCGGCGGGACCAGGGTGGAGGTCGCCTGTCGCGTGGAGGATCTGGAACTGGTGCCGCTGGGCGCCCGTCCGGACGCGGTGCCGGTGCGCGTCCGCCATTCCAGCTTCCTGGGCCCGGCGACGCGGGTCTGCCTGGATTTGCCGGGCGGCGCCTCCGAGGTCCACGCCCGCCTGCCGGGGCATGTGGATGTGCGTGCGGGAGAGGAGTTGTCGGCTGCGATGGCGGCCGAACGGGTGATGGTGTTTCCGGCGGAGTGA
- a CDS encoding RT0821/Lpp0805 family surface protein: MRRITNRLRATAIAATAALSLAACQTGNSGGIGGMNTSETVGTLGGAVAGGLLGSRFGGGAGKLATTAIGTLLGAYAGQQLARQFTPADQNRASDAEERAVANNQTITWNNPQSGNSGTIQPVRTYQGNSGQTCRDYNHTVVIDGKTEVARGTACRQADGSWKLVS; this comes from the coding sequence ATGCGGCGCATCACCAACCGCCTGCGCGCAACCGCCATCGCCGCCACCGCGGCCCTGTCCCTGGCCGCCTGCCAGACCGGCAACAGCGGTGGCATCGGCGGGATGAACACCTCGGAAACCGTCGGCACGCTGGGCGGCGCCGTCGCCGGTGGCCTGCTCGGCTCGCGTTTCGGCGGCGGGGCCGGCAAGCTGGCGACCACGGCCATCGGCACGCTGCTCGGCGCCTATGCCGGCCAGCAGCTGGCCCGCCAGTTCACGCCGGCCGACCAGAACCGGGCGTCGGATGCGGAGGAGCGTGCGGTCGCCAACAACCAGACCATCACCTGGAACAACCCGCAATCCGGCAACAGCGGCACCATCCAGCCGGTACGCACATATCAGGGCAACAGCGGGCAAACCTGCCGCGACTACAACCACACCGTGGTGATCGACGGCAAGACCGAGGTCGCGCGCGGCACCGCCTGCCGGCAGGCTGACGGAAGCTGGAAGCTGGTATCGTAA
- the typA gene encoding translational GTPase TypA, producing MNLRNVAIIAHVDHGKTTLVDQLLKQAGSFRENQQVAERAMDSNDLERERGITILAKCTSVLWNDLRINIVDTPGHADFGGEVERILSMVDGVVLLCDAAEGPLPQTKFVLGKALKLGLRPIVVINKVDRPDGRPHEVHDEVFDLFASLDASNEQLDFPTLFASGRNGWATTDLENGARETLTPLFELIRDHVPAPKVEEDLPFTMLATTLEANPYLGRILTGRIQTGSVKVNMSVKSMSRDGKLVENARISKVLAFRGLERVPVDEAHAGDIVALAGLTNTTVADTICAPEVAEPLAAQPIDPPTLAMTFSVNDSPLAGREGDKVTSRMIRDRLFREAEGNVALRIADTEGGDAFEVAGRGELQLGILIETMRREGYELAISRPRVLFKTDPLNGQRLEPIEEVVVDVDEEFSGTVVQKMAERKADLIEMRPSGGGKTRIVFHAPSRGLIGYQGEFLTDTRGTGIMNRLFHGYAPFKGAIAARRTGVLISNSDGTAVAYALWNLEDRGPMLIDPGVPVYQGMIIGEHTRGNDLEVNVIKGKQLTNIRTTSKDEAVRLTPPIQMTLEKALSYISDDELVEVTPKSIRLRKRYLDPNERKRHQRAAEAS from the coding sequence ATGAATCTCCGTAACGTCGCCATCATCGCCCACGTCGACCACGGCAAGACCACGCTGGTCGACCAACTTCTCAAGCAGGCCGGCTCGTTCCGCGAGAACCAGCAGGTCGCCGAACGCGCCATGGACTCCAACGACCTGGAGCGCGAGCGCGGCATCACCATCCTGGCCAAGTGCACGTCCGTTCTGTGGAACGACCTGCGCATCAACATCGTCGACACCCCCGGCCACGCCGATTTCGGCGGCGAGGTGGAGCGCATCCTCTCCATGGTCGACGGCGTCGTCCTGCTCTGCGACGCGGCCGAAGGCCCGCTGCCGCAGACCAAGTTCGTGCTGGGCAAGGCCCTGAAGCTGGGCCTGCGCCCCATCGTCGTCATCAACAAGGTGGACCGTCCCGACGGCCGTCCGCACGAGGTGCATGACGAGGTGTTCGACCTGTTCGCCTCGCTCGACGCCTCGAACGAGCAGCTGGACTTCCCGACCCTGTTCGCCTCGGGCCGCAACGGCTGGGCGACCACGGACCTGGAGAACGGCGCCCGCGAGACGCTGACCCCGCTGTTCGAACTGATCCGCGACCATGTCCCGGCCCCGAAGGTCGAGGAAGACCTGCCCTTCACCATGCTGGCGACCACGCTGGAAGCGAACCCCTATCTGGGCCGCATCCTGACCGGCCGCATCCAGACGGGTTCGGTCAAGGTCAACATGTCCGTTAAGTCGATGAGCCGCGACGGCAAGCTGGTCGAGAACGCCCGCATCAGCAAGGTGCTGGCCTTCCGCGGCCTGGAGCGCGTTCCGGTGGACGAGGCGCATGCCGGCGACATCGTCGCGCTGGCCGGCCTGACCAACACCACCGTGGCCGACACCATCTGCGCGCCGGAAGTGGCCGAGCCGCTGGCCGCCCAGCCGATCGACCCGCCGACCCTGGCGATGACCTTCTCGGTCAACGACAGCCCGCTGGCCGGCCGCGAGGGCGACAAGGTCACCAGCCGCATGATCCGCGACCGCCTGTTCCGCGAAGCGGAAGGCAACGTGGCTCTGCGCATCGCCGACACCGAGGGCGGCGACGCCTTCGAGGTGGCCGGCCGCGGCGAACTGCAGCTGGGCATCCTGATCGAGACCATGCGCCGCGAGGGGTATGAGCTGGCGATCAGCCGTCCGCGCGTGCTGTTCAAGACCGACCCGCTGAACGGCCAGCGTCTGGAGCCGATCGAGGAAGTCGTCGTCGACGTCGATGAGGAGTTCTCGGGCACCGTCGTCCAGAAGATGGCGGAGCGCAAGGCCGACCTGATCGAGATGCGCCCGAGCGGCGGCGGCAAGACCCGCATCGTCTTCCACGCTCCGTCGCGCGGCCTGATCGGCTATCAGGGCGAGTTCCTGACCGACACCCGCGGCACCGGCATCATGAACCGCCTGTTCCACGGCTACGCCCCGTTCAAGGGCGCCATCGCGGCGCGGCGCACCGGCGTTCTGATCTCCAACAGCGACGGCACCGCGGTTGCCTATGCGCTGTGGAACCTGGAGGATCGCGGCCCGATGCTGATCGATCCGGGCGTTCCGGTCTATCAGGGCATGATCATCGGCGAGCACACCCGCGGCAACGACCTTGAGGTCAATGTCATCAAGGGCAAGCAGCTGACGAACATCCGCACCACCAGCAAGGACGAGGCTGTCCGCCTGACCCCGCCGATCCAGATGACCCTGGAAAAGGCGCTGTCCTACATCTCCGACGACGAGCTGGTGGAGGTGACGCCCAAGTCCATCCGCCTGCGCAAGCGCTACCTCGACCCGAACGAGCGCAAGCGTCACCAGCGCGCCGCCGAAGCGAGCTGA
- a CDS encoding ABC transporter ATP-binding protein has protein sequence MTNKSGKPLRLDAATERLVARMWREWVRPYRGKLMLSFLLMAVVAATTGAYPLLIDQSYAMFSAQDRGMLLAIPLAIVAVTAIKGVSLYSQTVVTSDIVQRVIADIRLSMFTHLQTADMAQLHATPTGSLTSRFINDVDLIRNALSRTLTGLVRDILTVIALVGSMFYLDWFLSLIVFIIYPIAAVPIVQIGKRLRRVSRDTQAQMGDMTSLLTESLSGARMVKTYNLEDYERARAGRAFHDNYRLTMKAVRARSRIDPMMEVLGGVAVAGVIAFAGYRMTMGEGSVGAFSGFVGALLMAAQPVRAIGTLNAALQEGLAAAQRIFELLDQQPTILERPDAKPLAVTDGAVALRGVQFSYEEGGDTLKGIDLDVPAGSTVALVGRSGAGKSTVFNLIPRLYDVTGGEVLVDGQDVRGATLRSLRGAVSIVSQDTVLFNDTVRANIGFGRLDAGMDEIVAAAKAAAAHDFVSKLPEGYDTVIGDRGVKLSGGERQRLALARAFLKDAPILLLDEATSALDSESERLVQAALERLTAGRTTLVIAHRLATVRNADRIVVMEGGRIIEQGTHEALLAADGAYARLCRLQFGEDEVRAGA, from the coding sequence GTGACGAACAAGAGCGGCAAGCCCCTGCGCCTGGATGCGGCGACCGAACGGCTGGTGGCGCGGATGTGGCGCGAGTGGGTGCGGCCCTATCGCGGCAAGCTGATGCTGTCCTTCCTGCTGATGGCGGTGGTTGCGGCGACCACCGGCGCCTATCCGCTGCTGATCGACCAGTCCTATGCCATGTTCTCCGCCCAGGACCGCGGCATGCTGCTGGCGATTCCCCTGGCCATCGTCGCGGTGACGGCGATCAAGGGCGTATCGCTCTACTCGCAGACGGTGGTGACCAGCGACATCGTCCAGCGCGTCATCGCCGACATCCGCCTGTCGATGTTCACGCATCTGCAGACCGCCGACATGGCACAGCTGCACGCCACGCCCACCGGGTCGCTGACCTCGCGCTTCATCAACGACGTCGACCTGATCCGCAACGCGCTGTCGCGCACGCTGACCGGGCTGGTGCGCGACATCCTGACGGTGATTGCGCTGGTCGGGTCGATGTTCTATCTCGACTGGTTCCTGTCGCTGATCGTCTTCATCATCTACCCCATCGCCGCGGTGCCCATCGTCCAAATCGGCAAGCGCCTGCGCCGCGTGTCGCGCGACACCCAGGCCCAGATGGGCGACATGACCTCGCTGCTGACCGAAAGCCTGTCGGGCGCGCGCATGGTCAAGACCTACAATCTCGAAGACTATGAGCGTGCCCGCGCCGGACGCGCCTTCCACGACAACTACCGGCTGACCATGAAGGCGGTGCGCGCCCGCTCGCGCATCGATCCGATGATGGAGGTGCTGGGCGGCGTCGCGGTGGCGGGGGTGATCGCCTTTGCCGGCTACCGCATGACGATGGGCGAGGGGTCGGTCGGTGCCTTCTCCGGCTTCGTCGGCGCGCTGCTGATGGCGGCCCAGCCGGTGCGCGCCATCGGCACGCTGAACGCCGCCCTGCAGGAGGGGCTGGCCGCCGCCCAGCGCATCTTCGAACTGCTCGACCAGCAGCCGACCATCCTGGAGCGGCCCGACGCCAAGCCGCTGGCCGTGACCGACGGTGCCGTCGCCCTGCGCGGCGTCCAGTTCTCCTACGAGGAGGGGGGCGACACGCTGAAGGGCATCGACCTCGACGTGCCGGCCGGCAGCACGGTGGCGCTGGTGGGGCGCAGCGGTGCCGGCAAATCGACCGTCTTCAACCTGATTCCGCGCCTTTACGACGTGACGGGGGGCGAGGTGCTGGTCGACGGCCAGGACGTGCGCGGCGCCACCCTGCGCAGCCTGCGCGGCGCGGTGTCAATCGTCAGCCAGGACACCGTGCTGTTCAACGACACGGTGCGGGCGAACATCGGCTTCGGCCGGCTCGATGCCGGGATGGACGAGATCGTCGCCGCCGCCAAGGCCGCCGCCGCCCATGACTTCGTCTCGAAGCTGCCGGAGGGCTACGACACGGTGATCGGCGACCGCGGCGTGAAGCTGTCGGGCGGCGAACGCCAGCGGCTGGCGCTGGCCCGCGCCTTCCTGAAGGACGCGCCGATCCTGCTGCTGGACGAGGCGACCAGCGCACTGGACAGCGAATCGGAGCGTCTGGTGCAGGCGGCGCTGGAACGGCTGACGGCGGGCCGCACGACGCTGGTGATCGCCCACCGGCTGGCGACCGTGCGCAATGCCGACCGCATCGTGGTGATGGAAGGCGGCCGCATCATCGAACAGGGCACGCATGAGGCGCTGCTGGCCGCCGACGGCGCCTATGCCCGGCTGTGCCGGCTGCAGTTCGGCGAGGATGAGGTTCGGGCGGGGGCTTGA